A genome region from Paramisgurnus dabryanus chromosome 12, PD_genome_1.1, whole genome shotgun sequence includes the following:
- the pgfa gene encoding snake venom vascular endothelial growth factor toxin: MLFHEAWGRSLCNVMQSLVDVDQEYPGGVKHIYSPGCVPLLRCSGCCNDDKLACYPSSTHNITVQLLRITPADRHREYVLLSFQEHHTCECRPRRNPWRTQPKRRRTGKRRRRRRGRAGE, from the exons ATGCTGTTTCACGAGGCGTGGGGACGCAGTCTGTGTAATGTCATGCAGAGTCTGGTGGATGTTGATCAGGAATATCCTGGTGGTGTAAAACACATCTACAGTCCCGGCTGTGTTCCACTGCTGCGATGCTCCGGCTGTTGTAATGATGACAAACTAGCCTGCTATCCCAGCAGCACACACAACATCACTGTTCAG TTGTTGAGAATAACTCCagcagacagacacagagaatACGTACTGCTCTCCTTTCAGGAACATCACACCTGTGAATGCAG GCCCAGACGAAACCCCTGGAGAACTCAACC TAAAAGGAGACGAACCGGTAAACGCAGACGGAGAAGAAGAGGCAGAGCTGGAGAGTAA
- the LOC135738506 gene encoding zona pellucida sperm-binding protein 4-like — protein MRQFLVMFVEFWAFCHAVPQRSNLLQSSQASVYQQSGQQSPQMFQFQQKQPQQQQQQQKQPQQQQPQQQQKQPQQQPPVLKTDPLNMCSVADSDQIQCGQPGISGAECEAINCCFNGQQCYYGMSVTVQCIRDGQFVLVVARDVTLPHLSLDSIHLLGGSDPPCAPVGSTPSFAIYQFPVTACGTSMMEENGYVVYENRMTSSYEVGIGPLGSITRDSHFELLFQCRYSATAVQALVVEVNTVPPPPPVAAPGPLRVELRLANGQCVTKGCAEGDEAYTSYYSDAEYPVTKVLREPVYVEVHIMERTDPNIVLMLGHCWATTTPSPLGLPQWDLLVNGCPYQDDRYLTTLVPVVGSSDLPFPTHYKRFIVKMFTFVDPASMAPLQETIFIHCSTAVCHPASGSCDQSCSMRQRRNVDVKTSTEQVVVSSGAVTLVV, from the exons ATGAGGCAGTTTTTGGTGATGTTTGTGGAGTTTTGGGCTTTCTGCCATGCTGTTCCACAGCGGAGTAATTTACTCCAGAGTTCTCAAGCTTCAGTCTATCAACAATCTGGACAACAGTCTCCTCAGATGTTTCAGTTTCAGCAGAAGCAGCCACAACAGCAACAACAGCAGCaaaaacaaccacaacaacaGCAACCACAGCAGCAGCaaaaacaaccacaacagcagCCACCTGTGCTGAAAACAGATCCTCTTAACATGTGTAGTGTTGCTGATTCTGATCAAATCCAATGTGGACAACCTGGAATCAGTGGTGCTGAGTGTGAAGCTATCAACTGCTGCTTTAATGGACAGCAGTGTTATTATGGGATGTCTG TGACTGTCCAGTGTATCAGAGATGGTCAGTTTGTGTTAGTGGTGGCTAGAGATGTTACACTGCCTCATCTGAGTCTGGATTCGATCCATCTACTGGGTGGAAGTGATCCACCTTGTGCTCCTGTTGGTTCCACACCTTCCTTTGCCATATACCAGTTTCCTGTCACAGCCTGTGGCACGAGTATGATG GAGGAAAACGGCTATGTGGTTTATGAGAACAGAATGACTTCATCCTATGAAGTGGGGATTGGACCTCTTGGTTCCATCACAAGAGACAGCCATTTTGA GCTTCTCTTCCAGTGTAGATATTCTGCCACTGCTGTGCAAGCTCTGGTTGTGGAGGTCAACACCGTTCCTCCTCCTCCACCAGTCGCTGCTCCTGGACCTCTCAGGGTGGAGCTTAGACTGGCAAATGGTCAGTGTGTCACCAAAGGCTGTGCAGAAG GGGATGAGGCGTACACTTCCTACTACAGTGATGCTGAATATCCAGTCACTAAGGTCCTGCGAGAGCCTGTGTACGTTGAGGTGCACATTATGGAGCGGACCGACCCCAATATTGTCCTGATGTTGGGACATTGTTGGGCAACAACAACCCCGAGTCCACTCGGTCTACCCCAGTGGGACCTTCTAGTTAATGG ATGCCCTTACCAGGATGATCGTTACCTGACCACTCTGGTTCCTGTGGTTGGCTCTTCTGATCTTCCGTTCCCAACCCACTACAAACGCTTTATTGTTAAGATGTTTACATTTGTGGATCCAGCATCAATGGCCCCTCTGCAGGAAACT ATCTTCATTCACTGCAGTACAGCAGTCTGCCATCCTGCTTCTGGCTCCTGTGACCAGAGCTGCAGCATGAGACAAA gaaGGAATGTTGATGTCAAGACATCGACTGAACAAGTTGTGGTTTCAAGTGGGGCAGTTACTTTGGTTGTTTAA